One genomic region from Reichenbachiella ulvae encodes:
- a CDS encoding sodium-dependent transporter has product MAARGNFSNRLGFILAAAGSAVGLGNIWKFPFEVEAGGGAVFVVLYLIFCFALCFPVMVTEVAIGRKTEKNPAGAFVALGFPKWKYLGILGIVSGIIILSFYNVVAGWAFGYFLEMAQGNFDIGNNFGSYITNIWQIGLYAVLFMGATAFIVSKGIAGGIEKAAKILMPTLIVMILGILAYSFTLPNAMIGIEYYLVPEFSEINLRVIGGALRQAFFSLSLGMGALITYGSYLSKNENIVSSAASITLFDVGIAFFAGLMLFPLVAYSTGGDMSNIQGGAGLIFVTLPGVFESLGPVLGIVLGAFFFLLLSFAALTSTVSLLEVPVAYIVDEFKVKRNKAVIIMALIIFTAGLPSLVGNGYSEFFTKFIHYIGAEEPTDFMTFLGHLADISLLLGGCLIVTFAAYVWKKENLHEELEQGNEGYSSSWLKTFINITVSYVCPVLLALLFVLVVLNNFFGIDIIN; this is encoded by the coding sequence CCGCAAGAGGAAATTTTAGCAATCGATTAGGTTTTATTTTAGCAGCTGCAGGTTCTGCAGTGGGATTGGGTAACATTTGGAAGTTCCCCTTCGAGGTAGAAGCTGGCGGTGGTGCTGTCTTTGTGGTCTTATACTTGATCTTTTGTTTTGCTCTGTGCTTCCCTGTGATGGTTACTGAGGTAGCCATCGGTCGAAAAACCGAAAAGAACCCAGCGGGTGCATTTGTAGCATTAGGCTTCCCTAAATGGAAATATCTCGGCATATTAGGAATCGTCAGCGGTATCATCATACTTTCTTTCTATAATGTGGTTGCAGGCTGGGCATTCGGCTACTTTTTAGAGATGGCTCAGGGCAACTTCGACATTGGCAACAACTTCGGAAGCTACATTACCAACATATGGCAAATTGGGTTGTATGCAGTGCTATTCATGGGAGCGACAGCCTTCATTGTTTCAAAAGGTATTGCCGGTGGGATTGAAAAAGCCGCAAAAATATTGATGCCAACCCTGATCGTTATGATCTTAGGTATTCTTGCCTATTCATTCACCTTGCCCAATGCCATGATCGGTATCGAATACTATTTGGTACCGGAATTTTCTGAAATCAACCTTAGAGTAATTGGTGGAGCTTTGCGTCAGGCCTTTTTCTCACTCTCATTAGGTATGGGAGCTTTGATCACCTACGGTAGCTACCTTTCCAAAAATGAAAACATTGTAAGCTCGGCAGCCTCAATCACCCTATTCGATGTGGGTATCGCTTTTTTCGCAGGGTTGATGCTTTTCCCACTGGTCGCATATAGTACAGGTGGCGATATGAGTAATATACAAGGAGGTGCTGGCTTGATATTCGTGACCCTTCCAGGTGTTTTCGAATCTTTAGGACCAGTCTTAGGTATAGTTTTAGGTGCATTCTTCTTCCTATTGCTATCTTTCGCTGCATTGACTTCTACTGTATCCCTACTGGAAGTTCCTGTGGCCTACATTGTGGATGAGTTCAAAGTAAAAAGAAACAAGGCTGTTATTATTATGGCATTGATCATTTTTACAGCAGGACTTCCTTCCTTAGTAGGCAATGGATATAGCGAGTTTTTCACCAAATTCATTCATTATATCGGAGCAGAAGAACCGACTGACTTCATGACCTTCCTTGGGCATTTGGCTGATATTTCCTTGTTGCTGGGTGGATGTTTGATTGTAACATTTGCGGCCTACGTTTGGAAAAAAGAAAATCTACATGAAGAACTAGAACAAGGAAATGAAGGATACTCTTCTTCATGGCTCAAGACCTTCATTAACATTACAGTAAGTTATGTTTGTCCGGTCTTACTAGCACTTCTATTCGTTTTGGTAGTTCTAAACAACTTCTTCGGAATAGATATCATCAACTAA